One Ethanoligenens harbinense YUAN-3 genomic window carries:
- a CDS encoding MJ0042-type zinc finger domain-containing protein codes for MMLTTLAGFWKGVTALLLIAAMFALAVVFYFRYFLSHRKFRRDDTFQCPYCGTVFTLPHFQPSIHLIRQRLVRCPSCGKTFWQRWM; via the coding sequence ATGATGCTCACCACATTGGCCGGCTTTTGGAAAGGGGTCACGGCACTCCTGCTCATTGCGGCCATGTTCGCGCTTGCCGTCGTCTTCTATTTTCGCTATTTCCTCTCCCATCGGAAATTTCGCCGGGACGACACGTTCCAGTGCCCCTATTGCGGCACGGTGTTCACGCTGCCGCACTTCCAGCCCAGCATCCATTTGATCCGGCAGCGTCTGGTGCGGTGCCCCTCGTGCGGCAAAACGTTCTGGCAGCGGTGGATGTAA
- a CDS encoding Arc family DNA-binding protein, whose product MPSDLPRFTIRISSVSLKKIRYVAEYNARSANREVELLIRRHVQAFEKEHGEIPLED is encoded by the coding sequence ATGCCATCTGATTTGCCGCGTTTTACGATCCGTATTTCATCTGTTTCACTGAAAAAAATAAGATATGTAGCCGAATACAACGCACGCTCCGCAAACCGGGAAGTGGAGCTGCTCATTCGCAGGCATGTGCAGGCGTTTGAGAAAGAGCACGGCGAAATCCCGTTGGAAGACTGA
- a CDS encoding Arc family DNA-binding protein has protein sequence MPSNLPQFTLRISLILLKKLRYIAEYNARSANREVELLIQKHVRSFEKEHGEIHLKD, from the coding sequence ATGCCATCTAATCTGCCGCAATTCACGTTACGCATATCGCTTATACTATTGAAAAAACTGCGCTATATCGCCGAATACAATGCGCGTTCCGCCAATCGTGAGGTGGAACTGCTGATTCAGAAGCATGTGCGGTCATTTGAAAAAGAGCATGGGGAAATTCATCTGAAAGACTAA
- the spoIVA gene encoding stage IV sporulation protein A: protein MDSRSIYQDIAQRTDGDIYIGVVGPVRTGKSTFIKRFMETLVLPNIEGSYKHDRAVDEMPQSAAGRTIMTTEPKFIPNEAVEVTLADNAKFRVRMIDCVGYIVPSALGYIENDNPRMVMTPWFDKEIPFNMAAEIGTRKVITEHSTIGLVVTTDGSIGEIPRDEYAEAEERVINELKEIEKPFVILLNSVHPTADETQTLRTQMEAAYNVPVLPVNCVNLGEGEIRSIIETVLFEFPVKEIGVDLPDWIAALEPGHWLHTSLYSTIHDSAQDISKIREVRGALDGIRGNEYVTDVRLASVDLGRGTAGLKVEVQPGLFYKVLGETTGFEITSEGDLIELMQSLAASKKEYDKVKNALDEVKATGYGIVMPTMEEMTLEDPEIVRQGGRYGVRLKASSESIHMLKCRVVSEINPIVGTEKQSEELVDYLLKEFEGDPEKIWDSNIFGKSLQELVTEGLHNKLYHMPVDAREKLQETLERIINEGCGGLICIIL, encoded by the coding sequence ATGGACAGCCGCAGCATCTATCAGGATATCGCACAGCGGACGGACGGCGACATCTACATCGGGGTGGTCGGCCCCGTCCGCACCGGGAAATCGACTTTTATCAAGCGGTTCATGGAAACGCTGGTGCTCCCGAATATCGAGGGCAGCTACAAGCACGACCGCGCGGTGGATGAAATGCCCCAGAGCGCGGCGGGCCGCACCATCATGACCACCGAGCCGAAATTTATCCCCAACGAGGCCGTGGAGGTCACACTGGCCGACAACGCGAAGTTCCGCGTGCGGATGATCGACTGTGTGGGGTATATCGTGCCCAGTGCGCTGGGCTACATCGAGAACGACAATCCCCGCATGGTGATGACGCCGTGGTTCGACAAGGAGATTCCTTTCAATATGGCGGCCGAGATCGGCACCCGCAAGGTCATCACCGAGCACTCCACCATCGGCCTGGTGGTGACGACGGACGGCTCCATCGGAGAGATCCCGCGCGACGAATATGCAGAGGCGGAAGAACGGGTGATAAACGAGCTCAAAGAAATAGAGAAGCCGTTCGTCATCCTGCTCAACAGCGTCCATCCCACGGCGGACGAAACCCAGACGCTGCGCACGCAAATGGAAGCGGCATACAACGTGCCGGTGCTGCCGGTCAACTGCGTGAACCTCGGGGAAGGGGAGATACGCAGCATCATCGAGACGGTGCTGTTCGAGTTCCCGGTCAAGGAGATCGGGGTCGATCTGCCGGACTGGATCGCCGCGCTGGAACCCGGCCACTGGCTGCACACCTCGCTGTACAGCACCATCCACGACTCCGCGCAGGATATCTCGAAGATCCGCGAGGTGCGCGGCGCGCTGGACGGCATCCGCGGAAACGAGTATGTGACGGATGTGCGGCTGGCCAGCGTCGATCTCGGGCGCGGTACCGCCGGGCTGAAGGTGGAGGTGCAGCCGGGCCTCTTCTACAAGGTGCTGGGTGAGACGACAGGCTTTGAGATCACCAGTGAGGGCGATCTCATCGAGCTGATGCAGAGCCTGGCCGCTTCCAAGAAAGAGTATGACAAGGTGAAAAACGCGCTCGACGAGGTGAAAGCCACGGGCTACGGCATCGTGATGCCGACTATGGAGGAAATGACGCTGGAAGACCCCGAGATCGTGCGGCAGGGCGGGCGGTACGGCGTGCGCCTGAAAGCAAGCTCGGAATCCATCCATATGCTCAAATGCCGCGTGGTGTCGGAGATCAACCCCATCGTCGGGACGGAAAAGCAGTCCGAAGAACTGGTGGACTATCTGCTCAAGGAGTTTGAGGGAGACCCCGAGAAAATCTGGGATTCCAACATCTTCGGAAAATCCTTGCAGGAACTGGTCACCGAGGGCCTGCACAACAAGCTCTATCATATGCCGGTGGACGCGCGGGAAAAATTGCAGGAAACGCTGGAACGCATTATCAACGAGGGCTGCGGCGGCCTCATCTGCATCATCCTGTGA
- a CDS encoding DUF3794 and LysM peptidoglycan-binding domain-containing protein: protein MDLPITRDTVRVSAPVLDTAADHPVDCDIILPDYCPDVSRVLKTEGCVEIDAKQVDGARLTVSGTFYVRVLYITENSGNVRCLKHETAFTHTFDLGEEGVEARARVRARVAYVNCRLIGPRRVQVRGSLAIRAIVMVEREEEFISGVEDTRLETCARPVRCSTHVGSAEKPFDVHEQLEISYGKPPVASVIQTDAVAVVQDYKLISNKVIAKGEIRLKTLYSAETEDGEGGVEVMEHAIPVSQIIDLPGVDEDCGCTLRLIPGVVNSTAQPDGEGENRKLDVQMTVTAEVSAYRTREVTALIDAFSPEYEVALQTRPVTLLHVADTVHTTEMVRQTVELEAVELKSVTDCTVQANLTESKFEGGALLLTGELQVSVFAVDVQGGPVCADKTVPFSIREELKNASGSMRGDPDVQVVSNSYTLSGPNRLDLRVECAVDATVFTAVQENAVADLDMDDSQPKELPPQKTLTLYFADKGESVWEIAKRYNTSPEGIKQENNLEEDALDARSMLLIPKQRRHKS, encoded by the coding sequence ATGGATTTGCCCATCACGCGGGATACGGTCCGTGTCAGCGCGCCCGTTCTGGATACCGCCGCCGACCATCCTGTGGACTGCGACATCATCCTGCCAGACTATTGCCCCGATGTTTCGCGCGTGCTCAAGACCGAGGGCTGCGTGGAGATCGACGCCAAGCAGGTGGACGGCGCGCGCCTGACGGTCAGCGGCACCTTTTATGTCCGGGTGCTATACATCACGGAAAATTCGGGCAATGTGCGCTGCCTCAAGCATGAAACGGCGTTTACCCATACGTTCGATCTGGGCGAGGAGGGCGTGGAAGCCCGCGCGCGGGTAAGGGCCCGGGTGGCCTATGTCAACTGTCGGCTGATCGGCCCCAGACGGGTGCAGGTGCGTGGGTCGCTCGCCATCCGCGCGATCGTGATGGTCGAGCGGGAGGAGGAGTTCATCAGCGGCGTGGAGGATACGCGTCTGGAAACGTGCGCCCGCCCCGTGCGGTGCAGCACGCATGTCGGCTCGGCGGAAAAACCCTTCGACGTGCATGAGCAGTTGGAGATCAGCTACGGCAAACCTCCGGTGGCGTCTGTCATTCAGACCGACGCGGTGGCCGTCGTGCAGGACTACAAACTCATCAGCAACAAAGTCATCGCCAAGGGCGAGATTCGGCTCAAGACCCTCTATTCCGCTGAAACGGAAGACGGAGAGGGCGGCGTGGAAGTGATGGAACACGCCATCCCCGTCAGCCAGATCATCGACCTGCCGGGTGTGGACGAGGACTGCGGCTGCACGCTGCGGCTCATCCCCGGAGTGGTGAACTCCACCGCCCAGCCCGACGGCGAGGGCGAAAACCGCAAGCTGGATGTGCAGATGACCGTGACGGCGGAGGTAAGCGCCTACCGCACCCGGGAGGTTACGGCGCTGATCGACGCGTTCAGCCCGGAGTATGAAGTGGCGCTCCAGACGCGGCCGGTCACGCTGCTGCATGTGGCCGACACCGTCCACACCACCGAGATGGTGCGACAGACGGTGGAACTGGAAGCGGTGGAACTCAAGTCCGTGACCGACTGCACGGTGCAGGCAAACCTCACCGAAAGCAAGTTTGAGGGTGGCGCGCTGCTGCTGACGGGAGAACTGCAGGTCTCGGTCTTTGCGGTGGATGTGCAGGGCGGGCCGGTCTGCGCCGACAAAACGGTGCCGTTCAGCATTCGGGAGGAACTCAAAAACGCGTCCGGGAGCATGCGCGGCGACCCGGATGTGCAGGTGGTTTCCAACAGCTATACGCTCTCCGGGCCGAACCGGCTGGACCTGCGGGTGGAATGCGCGGTGGACGCCACCGTTTTTACGGCAGTGCAGGAAAACGCTGTGGCCGACCTGGATATGGACGACTCGCAGCCGAAAGAATTGCCGCCGCAGAAAACACTGACGCTCTATTTTGCCGATAAAGGCGAGAGTGTCTGGGAAATCGCCAAACGATACAATACGTCGCCGGAGGGCATCAAGCAGGAAAACAATCTGGAAGAAGACGCGCTGGACGCGCGCAGTATGCTGTTGATTCCCAAACAGCGCCGGCACAAGAGCTGA
- the hcp gene encoding hydroxylamine reductase, with product MSEMFCFQCEQTAKGCGCTVAGVCGKKASTANLQDELTGALAALALAAKEGNEEVYRAVVDGLFVTVTNVAFDDDAIRAQIEKTDRLTASLGGDTAHPLDMQTLWHAQDDDRSLKSLLLFGMRGMAAYAYHARVLGYRDEAVDAFFLKGLRALGAERSIDALLGLDMECGEVNLKCMALLDKANTETYGTPEPTNVTTNVAPGPFIVVSGHDLKDLELLLKQTEGKGVNVYTHGEMLPAHAYPKLKAYAHLKGNFGTAWQNQQKEFDDIRGAVLFTTNCLMPVKPSYADRVFTTEVVSYPGLVHVGEDKDFTPVIERALELGGYPEGRKMTGINGGETLTTGFGWGTVLSVADKVIDAVKAGAIKHFFLVGGCDGAKPGRNYYTEFVEKAPKDTVILTLACGKYRFNDLDLGDIGGIPRLLDMGQCNDAYGAIRVALALSEAFGAGVNELPLSLVLSWYEQKAVCILLTLLSLGIRNIHIGPSLPAFVSPGVLNVLVEKFGLTPISTPDADLQKLLA from the coding sequence ATGTCTGAGATGTTTTGCTTTCAGTGTGAACAAACGGCGAAAGGCTGCGGCTGCACCGTGGCCGGCGTATGCGGCAAAAAGGCGTCCACGGCCAACTTACAGGATGAACTGACCGGCGCGCTGGCCGCGCTGGCGCTCGCTGCCAAAGAAGGAAACGAAGAAGTCTATCGGGCGGTGGTGGACGGTCTGTTTGTCACCGTGACCAACGTGGCGTTCGACGACGATGCCATCCGCGCGCAGATCGAGAAAACCGACCGGCTGACGGCGTCGCTGGGCGGCGACACCGCCCATCCGCTGGATATGCAGACCCTTTGGCACGCGCAGGACGACGATCGCTCGCTGAAAAGCCTGCTGTTGTTCGGCATGCGCGGTATGGCGGCCTATGCGTATCACGCGCGCGTGCTGGGCTACCGGGACGAAGCGGTGGATGCGTTTTTTCTCAAAGGCCTGCGCGCGCTCGGTGCGGAACGGTCCATCGACGCGCTGCTGGGGCTGGATATGGAGTGCGGCGAAGTCAACCTCAAATGCATGGCGCTGCTGGACAAAGCCAACACCGAGACCTACGGCACGCCCGAACCGACCAACGTGACCACCAACGTCGCGCCCGGCCCGTTCATCGTGGTGTCCGGCCACGACCTCAAAGATCTGGAACTGCTGCTCAAACAGACCGAGGGCAAGGGCGTGAACGTCTATACCCACGGCGAGATGTTACCCGCGCACGCTTATCCCAAGCTGAAAGCCTATGCGCACCTAAAAGGCAACTTCGGCACGGCGTGGCAGAACCAGCAGAAGGAGTTCGACGACATCCGCGGCGCGGTGCTGTTCACCACCAACTGCCTCATGCCGGTGAAGCCGAGCTACGCCGACCGCGTGTTCACCACCGAGGTGGTGTCTTATCCCGGGCTGGTGCATGTGGGGGAAGACAAGGACTTCACCCCGGTGATCGAGCGGGCGCTGGAACTGGGCGGATACCCCGAAGGCCGGAAGATGACCGGCATCAACGGCGGCGAGACCCTCACCACCGGATTTGGCTGGGGCACGGTGCTGTCGGTGGCCGACAAGGTGATCGACGCGGTGAAGGCCGGAGCCATCAAGCATTTCTTCCTCGTGGGCGGCTGCGACGGCGCGAAGCCCGGCCGGAACTACTACACGGAGTTTGTGGAGAAAGCGCCGAAGGATACCGTTATCCTCACGCTGGCGTGCGGGAAATACCGCTTTAACGACCTGGATCTCGGCGACATCGGCGGCATCCCGCGCCTGCTGGACATGGGCCAGTGCAACGACGCCTACGGCGCCATCCGGGTGGCGCTCGCGCTGTCCGAAGCGTTCGGCGCGGGTGTGAACGAGCTGCCGCTCAGCCTGGTGCTGTCGTGGTATGAGCAGAAAGCCGTCTGCATCCTGCTCACGCTGCTCTCGCTGGGCATCCGGAACATCCACATCGGGCCGTCGCTGCCGGCGTTCGTGTCGCCGGGCGTGCTGAACGTGCTGGTTGAAAAATTCGGGCTGACCCCCATTTCCACCCCCGACGCGGATCTGCAGAAACTGCTTGCCTGA